In the genome of Tripterygium wilfordii isolate XIE 37 chromosome 19, ASM1340144v1, whole genome shotgun sequence, one region contains:
- the LOC119985426 gene encoding nephrocystin-3 isoform X2 — protein MGNKNDAVDLLQANFEAVKEQMSAGDKGMEEAAILDVIALGYMAIGDFEIVESILDMLSEIVDCLEDDELLLDSVLIHMASMYSTLGNLEKSMLMYQRVTNILERKYGKNSTFLVTPLMGIAKVLGSTGRAIKAEEMYHRTITIMESNRGVESEDLVVPLYGLGNLLIKEGKTMDAESPFIRILNIYTKLYGENDGRVGMAMCSLAHAKCAKGKADEAIVLYQRAIQVIMDSNYMALDDSAMEKMRIDLAELLHAVGRVKEGRKLLEECLLIMEQYKGKGHPNLVTPLLNLATSYSQSRNFVEAERLLRTSLDIMTRNVGPDDQSISFPMLSLAVNLFHLNRNEEAEQLALEVLRIREEAFGKDSLPVGEALDCLASIKTRLGRDDDELLALLKRVLRIQEREFGRDGEEVMETIKKVVFYLDKLGRKDEKLPLQRRLSMLRMKHKQKVHY, from the exons ATGGGCAACAAAAATGATGCTGTAGACCTACTTCAAGCGAATTTTGAAGCTGTTAAGGAACAAATGAGTGCAGGTGATAAAGGCATGGAAGAAGCTGCTATTCTTGATGTTATAGCTTTGGGGTACATGGCTATTGGAGACTTTGAGATTGTTGAATCCATACTGGATATG TTAAGTGAGATTGTCGATTGTCTTGAAGATGACGAACTCCTACTGGATTCAGTTCTTATCCACATGGCAAGCATGTATTCAACTTTGGGGAATTTGGAGAAATCCATGCTTATGTATCAAAGGGTTACAAACATTCTAGAGAGAAAATACG GGAAAAATAGTACTTTTCTAGTTACTCCACTCATGGGGATAGCGAAGGTTCTGGGTTCTACTGGAAGAGCCATAAAAGCTGAGGAAATGTACCATCGTACCATAACTATTATGGAATCAAACAGAGGTGTTGAAAGTGAAGATTTGGTGGTACCTCTGTATGGGCTTGGCAATCTTCTGATAAAGGAAGGAAAAACCATGGATGCAGAAAGTCCTTTTATCAG AATACTAAACATTTATACGAAGTTGTACGGAGAAAATGATGGAAGAGTTGGGATGGCTATGTGCTCCCTAGCGCATGCAAAATGTGCTAAAG GGAAGGCAGATGAAGCCATAGTCTTGTATCAAAGAGCGATTCAGGTCATCATGGACTCCAATTATATGGCTTTAGATGACAGCGCTATGGAGAAAATGAGGATAGATTTGGCAGAATTACTTCATGCTGTTGGAAG GGTAAAAGAAGGCCGGAAGCTACTGGAGGAATGCTTGTTGATCATGGAGCAGTATAAAGGGAAAGGGCACCCCAACTTAGTTACACCCCTTCTTAATCTTGCCACCTCCTACTCACAATCAAGAAACTTTGTCGAGGCTGAGCGCTTGCTGAGGACGAGTTTGGATATTATGACAAGAAATGTGGGACCTGATGATCAGTCCATCTCATTCCCAATGTTAAGTCTGGCAGTCAATCTATTTCATCTAAATCGGAATGAGGAGGCTGAGCAACTCGCACTAGAGGTTTTGCGCATTCGTGAGGAGGCATTCGGAAAAGATTCTCTACCTGTTG GGGAGGCTCTGGACTGTCTAGCATCAATTAAAACCAGATTAGGGAGAGACGACGATGAGTTACTGGCTCTGCTCAAAAGGGTTTTGAGGATCCAAGAGAGAGAGTTTGGCCGTGACGGTGAGGAGGTAATGGAAACCATTAAAAAAGTTGTATTTTACTTGGACAAATTAGGCagaaaagatgaaaaacttcCGCTGCAGAGGAgattgtctatgcttagaatgaAACACAAGCAGAAGGTTCATTACTGA
- the LOC119985425 gene encoding RNA-binding KH domain-containing protein RCF3 — protein sequence MDRSRSKRNYYYDQEYDADVGRTKPRYNNHYTGPAANNHRRVRQSKPQDSPLTVTTSYRILCHDMKAGGVIGKSGSIIKSIRQHTGAWINVHELMPGDEERIIEISDTRRRDPDGRMPSFSPAQEALLLIHERILESDAQFPGVGYGGNEEEEYGGGGGNANRVASRLVVSRMHVGCLLGKGGKIIEQMRMETKTQIRILPRDHTLPRCVSVSEEIVQVVGDMNAVKNAIEIISSRLRESQHRDRSNFHGRIHSPERMFPPDDDYIPHINNAARRSSMDGPPFGSRLSAAGYRSNNYDHRPSGYAIESGAASVAANAQTFYGEDLVFRILCPIDKVDRVVGETDGIVDLLQNEIGVDVKVADLVAGSDEQIIIISSEEGPDDELFPAQEALLHIQSRIVDLVPDKDNIITTRLLVSSSEVGCIEGRDGSLSEMKRLTGANIQILPREELPGCVSAVDELLQIVGEIKAARDALVEVTLRLRRELYKEFFQKDTIPPISAPGPVGSTLTVEAASPNNITPAHEGLTGRDIGPTTYQNIQITATVQSSKGTGGSSGETVKQIETERREDAPIAVNRLPGPLVTRSTFEVVIPDYAVPKLITKSKNKLAQISEISGANVTVVEDRPDVTQKIIKISGTPEQAERAQSLLQGYFLSMQEEDGP from the exons ATGGACAGATCTAGATCTAAACGGAACTATTACTACGACCAGGAGTATGATGCCGACGTGGGTAGGACCAAACCCAGGTACAACAACCACTATACGGGACCGGCGGCTAATAACCACCGCCGTGTTCGGCAGTCGAAACCCCAGGACTCTCCCCTCACCGTGACTACGAGCTACCGAATTCTTTGCCACGACATGAAGGCAGGGGGCGTGATCGGGAAGTCTGGGAGCATCATCAAGTCGATAAGGCAGCATACCGGTGCCTGGATCAACGTACACGAATTGATGCCCGGCGATGAGGAGCGAATCATTGAGATTTCCGATACGCGCCGACGGGACCCGGACGGGAGAATGCCGTCATTTTCTCCAGCACAGGAAGCTCTGCTTCTGATTCACGAGAGGATATTGGAGAGTGACGCGCAATTCCCGGGGGTTGGGTATGGTGGGAACGAGGAGGAGGAGtacggaggaggaggagggaatGCTAATCGAGTGGCCTCGAGGCTGGTGGTGTCGAGGATGCATGTGGGTTGCTTGTTGGGGAAGGGAGGGAAGATAATTGAGCAAATGAGGATGGAGACAAAGACCCAGATTAGGATTCTGCCTAGAGATCACACCCTGCCGCGTTGTGTTTCCGTGTCCGAGGAGATTGTTCAG GTTGTAGGTGATATGAATGCTGTGAAGAATGCCATAGAAATTATTTCATCACGCTTGCGAGAGAGTCAACATCGTGACCGCAGTAATTTCCATGGACGAATACATTCTCCTGAGCGAATGTTCCCTCCTGATGATGACTACATTCCTCATATTAATAATGCAGCACGGCGGTCATCCATGGATGGGCCCCCTTTTGGATCACGATTATCTGCTGCCGGTTATAGAAGTAATAATTATGACCATCGTCCATCTGGTTATGCGATTGAATCCGGGGCTGCTTCAGTTGCTGCTAATGCACAGACCTTTTATGGTGAGGACTTGGTGTTTAGAATTCTCTGTCCTATTGATAAGGTTGATAGAGTTGTTGGAGAGACAGATGGTATAGTAGACTTACTTCAGAATGAAATTGGGGTGGATGTTAAGGTTGCTGATCTCGTGGCTGGGTCTGATGAACAGATAATTATCATTTCTTCTGAGGAG GGTCCTGATGATGAACTCTTTCCTGCTCAAGAAGCTCTGTTGCATATCCAATCGCGCATTGTTGATCTAGTTCCAGATAAAGACAATATCATTACAACTAGGTTGCTTGTTTCATCCAGTGAAGTTGGGTGTATAGAGGGGAGAGATGGATCATTGTCCGAGATGAAAAGATTAACTGGtgcaaacatacaaattttgcCAAGGGAAGAACTTCCTGGATGCGTCTCGGCAGTTGATGAACTTCTACAG ATTGTAGGAGAGATAAAAGCAGCCCGTGATGCTCTCGTTGAGGTGACATTAAGGCTACGGAGGGAGTTATACAAGGAGTTCTTTCAAAAGGATACAATTCCCCCAATTTCTGCACCAGGTCCTGTTGGGAGCACTTTAACAGTGGAGGCAGCTTCCCCAAATAACATAACTCCAGCTCATGAAGGTCTCACTGGTCGCGATATAGGTCCTACAACATATCAAAATATTCAAATCACGGCAACAGTTCAGTCATCAAAG GGAACTGGAGGATCTAGTGGTGAAACAGTGAAGCAGATCGAGACTGAACGCCGTGAAGATGCGCCAATCGCTGTGAATAG ACTTCCTGGACCCCTTGTTACTAGGAGTACATTCGAAGTTGTCATACCAGATTATGCAGTTCCCAAGCTCATaacaaaatccaaaaacaagcttGCACAGATCAGTGAG ATATCGGGAGCCAATGTAACCGTGGTAGAAGATAGACCGGATGTGACACAAAAGATTATCAAAATATCTGGCACTCCAGAACAGGCAGAAAGAGCCCAAAGCTTGCTTCAAGGATATTTTTTGAGCA TGCAAGAAGAAGATGGACCTTAA
- the LOC119985264 gene encoding protein PLASTID TRANSCRIPTIONALLY ACTIVE 7 isoform X1: MALSALPFSFSSVSSLRSSLQRTELKAGNSWNSTFSTKSQPIVSQSPNNSSGRRVWRRRKLTKKDDMRKYRMERTPFLEEQVRVINERGGLMSMDIERLLLSEDNRFDFVNEVAAEAISYVESNRDEYGGTKKAILHVLSNRMNDAGFSRPEAYAESDPFKPGPGYLKEELT, from the exons ATGGCACTCTCCGCGcttcccttctctttctcttctgtTTCATCT TTGCGCTCATCATTGCAGAGGACGGAGCTGAAAGCTGGAAATTCATGGAATTCGACCTTTAGTACCAAGTCTCAG CCAATAGTGTCCCAATCGCCGAACAACAGTTCAGGTCGGAGAGTTTGGCGCCGACGAAAATTG ACAAAGAAAGATGACATGCGAAAGTACAGAATGGAGCGAACACCTTTCCTCGAGGAGCAAGTGAGGGTGATAAATGAAAGAGGAGGACTCATGTCAATGGATATCGAGAGGCTGTTACTATCGGAGGATAATCGATTTGACTTTGTGAATGAGGTGGCGGCCGAGGCCATTTCTTATGTTGAAAGCAACCGGGACGAGTATGGAGGTACAAAGAAGGCAATCCTTCATGTTCTGAGCAACCGAATGAATGATGCTGGGTTTTCCCGGCCTGAAGCATATGCAGAATCCGATCCTTTCAAGCCTGGCCCTGGTTATTTGAAGGAAGAACTCACATAA
- the LOC119985264 gene encoding protein PLASTID TRANSCRIPTIONALLY ACTIVE 7 isoform X4 — protein MALSALPFSFSSVSSRTELKAGNSWNSTFSTKSQTKKDDMRKYRMERTPFLEEQVRVINERGGLMSMDIERLLLSEDNRFDFVNEVAAEAISYVESNRDEYGGTKKAILHVLSNRMNDAGFSRPEAYAESDPFKPGPGYLKEELT, from the exons ATGGCACTCTCCGCGcttcccttctctttctcttctgtTTCATCT AGGACGGAGCTGAAAGCTGGAAATTCATGGAATTCGACCTTTAGTACCAAGTCTCAG ACAAAGAAAGATGACATGCGAAAGTACAGAATGGAGCGAACACCTTTCCTCGAGGAGCAAGTGAGGGTGATAAATGAAAGAGGAGGACTCATGTCAATGGATATCGAGAGGCTGTTACTATCGGAGGATAATCGATTTGACTTTGTGAATGAGGTGGCGGCCGAGGCCATTTCTTATGTTGAAAGCAACCGGGACGAGTATGGAGGTACAAAGAAGGCAATCCTTCATGTTCTGAGCAACCGAATGAATGATGCTGGGTTTTCCCGGCCTGAAGCATATGCAGAATCCGATCCTTTCAAGCCTGGCCCTGGTTATTTGAAGGAAGAACTCACATAA
- the LOC119985264 gene encoding protein PLASTID TRANSCRIPTIONALLY ACTIVE 7 isoform X3, giving the protein MALSALPFSFSSVSSLRSSLQRTELKAGNSWNSTFSTKSQTKKDDMRKYRMERTPFLEEQVRVINERGGLMSMDIERLLLSEDNRFDFVNEVAAEAISYVESNRDEYGGTKKAILHVLSNRMNDAGFSRPEAYAESDPFKPGPGYLKEELT; this is encoded by the exons ATGGCACTCTCCGCGcttcccttctctttctcttctgtTTCATCT TTGCGCTCATCATTGCAGAGGACGGAGCTGAAAGCTGGAAATTCATGGAATTCGACCTTTAGTACCAAGTCTCAG ACAAAGAAAGATGACATGCGAAAGTACAGAATGGAGCGAACACCTTTCCTCGAGGAGCAAGTGAGGGTGATAAATGAAAGAGGAGGACTCATGTCAATGGATATCGAGAGGCTGTTACTATCGGAGGATAATCGATTTGACTTTGTGAATGAGGTGGCGGCCGAGGCCATTTCTTATGTTGAAAGCAACCGGGACGAGTATGGAGGTACAAAGAAGGCAATCCTTCATGTTCTGAGCAACCGAATGAATGATGCTGGGTTTTCCCGGCCTGAAGCATATGCAGAATCCGATCCTTTCAAGCCTGGCCCTGGTTATTTGAAGGAAGAACTCACATAA
- the LOC119985428 gene encoding 50S ribosomal protein L9 gives MAYVQHGRNALRQIFQGQRLKSSDGAVHPLFHACQGVRFRKLEVILTTSIEKLGKAGETVKVAPGYFRNHLMPKLLAVPNIEKFAYLIKEQRKIYQPVEVEEVKVVKETKEDKLREYEVAAKRLDNSRVVLRRFINKEKFRARATKDEPIEVLVPVTKEELVGEVARQLSVQIDPQNLHLPSPLSKFGEYEVPLRLPKSIPLPEGKVQWTLKVKIRGK, from the exons ATGGCTTACGTACAACACGGAAGAAATGCACTCCGGCAGATTTTTCAAGGCCAGAGGTTGAAGAGCTCGGATGGTGCCGTGCATCCCTTGTTTCATGCCTGTCAAGGCGTCAGATTCAGAAAGTTGGAGGTCATTTTGACGACA AGTATAGAGAAGCTTGGCAAAGCTGGAGAGACTGTGAAGGTTGCACCTGGGTATTTCCGCAATCACCTGATGCCCAAATTGCTCGCAGTCCCTAATATTGAGAAGTTTGCCTATCTCATCAAGGAGCAACGCAAG ATTTACCAACCTGTGGAAGTAGAAGAGGTTAAAGTAGTTAAAGAGACGAAGGAAGACAAGCTGAGAGAGTATGAAGTGGCAGCAAAGCGACTAGATAATTCACGGGTG GTATTGAGGAGATTCATCAATAAAGAAAAGTTTCGTGCTCGTGCAACAAAAGATGAGCCCATAGAGGTGCTTGTTCCGGTGACAAAAGAGGAGCTCGTTGGAGAG GTGGCCAGACAGCTCTCTGTGCAGATTGACCCTCAAAATTTGCATCTTCCATCACCTCTGTCCAAGTTTGGGGAGTATGAGGTGCCACTTCGCTTGCCCAAGTCCATTCCTCTACCTGAGGGAAAGGTTCAGTGGACTCTCAAAGTTAAAATCAGGGGTAAATAA
- the LOC119985918 gene encoding uncharacterized protein LOC119985918 has product MALASLTIKTFLLVLLLVIPFYSGMSEGFKDGMNQNHHSLYKDEVGFEINSRKLLMLDAMLDYDDAGPNPKHDPRRKPGTGGAGRP; this is encoded by the exons ATGGCTCTTGCAAGTCTTACGATCAAAACATTTCTTCTAGTTTTGCTTCTAGTCATACCTTTCTACTCAG GCATGTCTGAAGGCTTCAAGGATGGTATGAACCAGAATCACCACTCACTTTATAAG gATGAGGTAGGATTTGAAATAAACTCAAGGAAGCTCTTAATGCTCGATGCAATGCTGGATTACGACGATGCAGGACCTAACCCTAAGCATGACCCAAGGAGGAAACCTGGAACTGGTGGCGCTGGCAGACCTTGA
- the LOC119985264 gene encoding protein PLASTID TRANSCRIPTIONALLY ACTIVE 7 isoform X2 encodes MALSALPFSFSSVSSRTELKAGNSWNSTFSTKSQPIVSQSPNNSSGRRVWRRRKLTKKDDMRKYRMERTPFLEEQVRVINERGGLMSMDIERLLLSEDNRFDFVNEVAAEAISYVESNRDEYGGTKKAILHVLSNRMNDAGFSRPEAYAESDPFKPGPGYLKEELT; translated from the exons ATGGCACTCTCCGCGcttcccttctctttctcttctgtTTCATCT AGGACGGAGCTGAAAGCTGGAAATTCATGGAATTCGACCTTTAGTACCAAGTCTCAG CCAATAGTGTCCCAATCGCCGAACAACAGTTCAGGTCGGAGAGTTTGGCGCCGACGAAAATTG ACAAAGAAAGATGACATGCGAAAGTACAGAATGGAGCGAACACCTTTCCTCGAGGAGCAAGTGAGGGTGATAAATGAAAGAGGAGGACTCATGTCAATGGATATCGAGAGGCTGTTACTATCGGAGGATAATCGATTTGACTTTGTGAATGAGGTGGCGGCCGAGGCCATTTCTTATGTTGAAAGCAACCGGGACGAGTATGGAGGTACAAAGAAGGCAATCCTTCATGTTCTGAGCAACCGAATGAATGATGCTGGGTTTTCCCGGCCTGAAGCATATGCAGAATCCGATCCTTTCAAGCCTGGCCCTGGTTATTTGAAGGAAGAACTCACATAA
- the LOC119985426 gene encoding nephrocystin-3 isoform X1 has protein sequence MSQVCTSLLSYQAQLSSCVKRQSFNFKLHMIPNKAIGFRSMPKRCSFVQSFKAHMPCRENHGAYDLSASNSFQRSKALFGHSDEPWDGDKDFERQLQELFDEVKTVIKMGNKNDAVDLLQANFEAVKEQMSAGDKGMEEAAILDVIALGYMAIGDFEIVESILDMLSEIVDCLEDDELLLDSVLIHMASMYSTLGNLEKSMLMYQRVTNILERKYGKNSTFLVTPLMGIAKVLGSTGRAIKAEEMYHRTITIMESNRGVESEDLVVPLYGLGNLLIKEGKTMDAESPFIRILNIYTKLYGENDGRVGMAMCSLAHAKCAKGKADEAIVLYQRAIQVIMDSNYMALDDSAMEKMRIDLAELLHAVGRVKEGRKLLEECLLIMEQYKGKGHPNLVTPLLNLATSYSQSRNFVEAERLLRTSLDIMTRNVGPDDQSISFPMLSLAVNLFHLNRNEEAEQLALEVLRIREEAFGKDSLPVGEALDCLASIKTRLGRDDDELLALLKRVLRIQEREFGRDGEEVMETIKKVVFYLDKLGRKDEKLPLQRRLSMLRMKHKQKVHY, from the exons ATGAGTCAAGTGTGTACATCTTTGCTTTCGTACCAGGCACAGCTTTCAAGTTGTGTAAAAAGGCAGAGTTTCAACTTCAAGCTTCATATGATACCCAATAAAGCCATCGGCTTTCGCAGTATGCCGAAACGTTGTTCCTTTGTCCAATCATTCAAAGCACATATGCCATGCCGAGAAAATCATGGTGCTTATGATCTTTCAGCATCAAATTCCTTTCAGAG GTCTAAAGCATTGTTTGGCCACTCAGATGAGCCTTGGGATGGTGATAAAGATTTTGAGAGACAGTTGCAGGAGTTATTTGATGAAGTTAAAACTGTGATTAAGATGGGCAACAAAAATGATGCTGTAGACCTACTTCAAGCGAATTTTGAAGCTGTTAAGGAACAAATGAGTGCAGGTGATAAAGGCATGGAAGAAGCTGCTATTCTTGATGTTATAGCTTTGGGGTACATGGCTATTGGAGACTTTGAGATTGTTGAATCCATACTGGATATG TTAAGTGAGATTGTCGATTGTCTTGAAGATGACGAACTCCTACTGGATTCAGTTCTTATCCACATGGCAAGCATGTATTCAACTTTGGGGAATTTGGAGAAATCCATGCTTATGTATCAAAGGGTTACAAACATTCTAGAGAGAAAATACG GGAAAAATAGTACTTTTCTAGTTACTCCACTCATGGGGATAGCGAAGGTTCTGGGTTCTACTGGAAGAGCCATAAAAGCTGAGGAAATGTACCATCGTACCATAACTATTATGGAATCAAACAGAGGTGTTGAAAGTGAAGATTTGGTGGTACCTCTGTATGGGCTTGGCAATCTTCTGATAAAGGAAGGAAAAACCATGGATGCAGAAAGTCCTTTTATCAG AATACTAAACATTTATACGAAGTTGTACGGAGAAAATGATGGAAGAGTTGGGATGGCTATGTGCTCCCTAGCGCATGCAAAATGTGCTAAAG GGAAGGCAGATGAAGCCATAGTCTTGTATCAAAGAGCGATTCAGGTCATCATGGACTCCAATTATATGGCTTTAGATGACAGCGCTATGGAGAAAATGAGGATAGATTTGGCAGAATTACTTCATGCTGTTGGAAG GGTAAAAGAAGGCCGGAAGCTACTGGAGGAATGCTTGTTGATCATGGAGCAGTATAAAGGGAAAGGGCACCCCAACTTAGTTACACCCCTTCTTAATCTTGCCACCTCCTACTCACAATCAAGAAACTTTGTCGAGGCTGAGCGCTTGCTGAGGACGAGTTTGGATATTATGACAAGAAATGTGGGACCTGATGATCAGTCCATCTCATTCCCAATGTTAAGTCTGGCAGTCAATCTATTTCATCTAAATCGGAATGAGGAGGCTGAGCAACTCGCACTAGAGGTTTTGCGCATTCGTGAGGAGGCATTCGGAAAAGATTCTCTACCTGTTG GGGAGGCTCTGGACTGTCTAGCATCAATTAAAACCAGATTAGGGAGAGACGACGATGAGTTACTGGCTCTGCTCAAAAGGGTTTTGAGGATCCAAGAGAGAGAGTTTGGCCGTGACGGTGAGGAGGTAATGGAAACCATTAAAAAAGTTGTATTTTACTTGGACAAATTAGGCagaaaagatgaaaaacttcCGCTGCAGAGGAgattgtctatgcttagaatgaAACACAAGCAGAAGGTTCATTACTGA